The following are from one region of the Erwinia billingiae Eb661 genome:
- a CDS encoding GNAT family N-acetyltransferase produces MSYPICALQDRHLQQAFALTQHLKWPHRLADWQQALQLGEGIAVEQDGELLGTTIFWRWGEDYASIGLVIVADQAQGKGIGKQLMQTALQKLEGRNARLHATEMGQPLYEKLGFVACGHIEQHQCRELAEVIPLLPEQGQLLRPACRDDLALMTTLDRQAHGQYRPQLIDTLFDSAERILLLEEQGTVQGFACLRRFGHGYSVGPVICRDLPRAKVLISALLAGLQGQFVRLDTSSETGLGDWLNTLGLLEVDRPVAMIHGKPWQPQGMLAFGLMSQAMA; encoded by the coding sequence ATGAGTTACCCGATTTGCGCACTGCAGGACCGGCATCTTCAACAGGCCTTTGCTCTGACCCAACACCTCAAGTGGCCGCACCGGCTGGCGGACTGGCAACAGGCGCTGCAGCTGGGCGAGGGGATCGCCGTGGAACAGGACGGTGAACTGCTGGGCACGACAATTTTCTGGCGCTGGGGCGAGGATTACGCCTCGATTGGACTGGTGATTGTCGCCGACCAGGCGCAGGGCAAAGGGATTGGCAAGCAGCTGATGCAAACCGCGCTGCAAAAGCTGGAAGGGCGCAACGCGCGCCTGCACGCCACGGAGATGGGGCAACCGCTGTACGAGAAGCTGGGGTTTGTCGCCTGTGGGCACATAGAACAGCATCAGTGCCGTGAACTGGCCGAAGTGATCCCGCTGTTACCTGAACAGGGGCAGCTGCTGCGGCCTGCCTGCCGTGACGATTTGGCGCTGATGACCACTTTGGATCGTCAGGCGCACGGTCAATACCGGCCGCAGCTTATCGACACCCTGTTCGACAGCGCAGAGCGAATTTTACTGCTGGAAGAGCAGGGCACGGTGCAAGGTTTTGCCTGCCTGCGGCGTTTTGGTCACGGCTATAGCGTTGGCCCGGTTATCTGCCGCGATCTTCCGCGTGCAAAGGTGCTGATTAGCGCGCTGCTGGCGGGATTGCAGGGGCAGTTTGTTCGCCTGGATACCAGCAGCGAAACCGGCCTCGGCGACTGGCTTAATACTTTGGGTTTGCTGGAAGTTGACCGCCCGGTGGCGATGATCCACGGCAAGCCCTGGCAGCCGCAAGGAATGCTGGCGTTTGGCTTGATGTCGCAGGCGATGGCCTGA